In a genomic window of Nodosilinea sp. E11:
- the ylqF gene encoding ribosome biogenesis GTPase YlqF: MSTPEIHWYPGHIAKAEKALVDQLNRVDVVLEVRDARIPLSTRHPKVDVWVGDKPRVLVINRVDMISSEARTAWETWFRQQGEVPYFTDGQQGKGVKAIAKAAQTAGDAVNQRRQARGMKPRPIRAVVIGFPNVGKSALINRLLNRKVVASARRAGITRQLRWIRISGDLDLLDAPGVIPSRMDDQDAALKLSICDDIGEAAYDTQRTAAAFLDVLKGLQQTNAPGDYQDILQARYGVALDDYTGESFVAQVAAQKFQDNTERTAKRILNDFRTGMLGQWVLEWPPAGEA, translated from the coding sequence ATGTCCACCCCCGAAATTCACTGGTACCCCGGCCATATCGCCAAGGCAGAAAAGGCCTTAGTCGATCAGCTCAACCGCGTGGATGTGGTGCTAGAGGTGCGAGATGCCCGCATTCCCCTATCGACCCGGCATCCTAAAGTTGATGTCTGGGTGGGCGACAAACCTCGAGTGCTGGTGATCAACCGGGTCGATATGATTTCGTCGGAGGCCCGCACCGCCTGGGAGACCTGGTTTCGGCAGCAGGGAGAAGTGCCTTACTTCACCGATGGGCAACAGGGAAAGGGGGTGAAGGCGATCGCCAAAGCCGCCCAAACAGCGGGTGATGCCGTCAACCAGCGCCGTCAGGCCCGAGGCATGAAACCCCGCCCCATTCGGGCCGTGGTGATTGGCTTCCCTAACGTAGGTAAGTCAGCGTTGATTAACCGCCTGCTGAACCGCAAGGTGGTGGCTAGCGCTCGCCGCGCCGGTATCACCCGCCAACTGCGGTGGATTCGTATCTCGGGTGATCTAGATCTGCTCGATGCTCCAGGGGTAATTCCATCCCGCATGGACGATCAAGACGCGGCCCTGAAGCTCTCTATCTGTGACGATATTGGCGAAGCCGCCTACGATACCCAACGCACAGCGGCAGCTTTTTTAGATGTGCTCAAAGGGTTACAGCAGACCAATGCGCCTGGTGACTACCAAGACATTTTGCAAGCCCGCTACGGCGTAGCCTTGGATGACTATACTGGCGAGAGCTTTGTAGCCCAGGTGGCGGCCCAAAAATTTCAGGACAATACTGAACGCACTGCTAAGCGCATTCTCAATGACTTTCGGACTGGAATGCTGGGTCAATGGGTGCTGGAGTGGCCTCCGGCGGGGGAAGCATAG
- a CDS encoding PadR family transcriptional regulator: MALSHAILSALTDRSCSGYDLAKQFDGSVGFFWHASHQQIYRELTKLEDQGLVTAEAIAQAGKPDKKLYRLTAAGQTYLKEWIAQPAKCTPTKDDLLVKLFVGYLVPPATMAATLEHERAQHQATLEAYRDIERTYFANPEAMSLTAQFQYITLRNGIYYETSWLAWCDETLVTLGNVPVEEGGASI; encoded by the coding sequence ATGGCCCTCTCCCACGCGATTCTCTCTGCCCTAACCGATCGCTCCTGTAGCGGTTACGATCTGGCCAAGCAGTTCGACGGTTCGGTGGGCTTCTTCTGGCACGCCAGTCACCAGCAGATCTACCGAGAACTCACCAAGCTTGAAGACCAAGGGCTGGTGACCGCTGAAGCGATCGCCCAGGCGGGCAAACCGGATAAAAAGCTCTATCGCCTGACCGCAGCGGGCCAGACCTACCTTAAAGAGTGGATTGCTCAACCGGCGAAATGCACGCCGACCAAAGACGACCTGCTGGTGAAGCTATTTGTGGGCTACCTGGTGCCCCCTGCTACCATGGCGGCTACCCTTGAGCACGAGCGTGCTCAGCATCAGGCGACATTGGAGGCCTATCGAGACATTGAGCGGACCTATTTCGCCAATCCCGAAGCCATGTCCCTGACGGCGCAGTTTCAATACATCACCCTGCGCAACGGTATTTATTACGAGACGAGCTGGCTCGCCTGGTGCGACGAAACGCTGGTGACGCTTGGTAATGTGCCCGTTGAAGAGGGCGGCGCGTCAATATAA